In Flavobacterium cerinum, one genomic interval encodes:
- a CDS encoding efflux RND transporter periplasmic adaptor subunit, with protein MKKNIISSVILTLLLLISCGKKEKETEKATLTTIPNSIKLTAEQQQNAGIAIGQPTEKELSGVLTLQGSVVVPPQSRVDVTFPLGGYIRKTNVMPGMHVKKGQVLAVIEDMQYIQLQQDYLTAKEKFNLAEMEFNRQKELNAKKASSDKVFEQISSERETQRIAMTSLGQKLALLGINTSRLTTATLSKAITIVSPVNGLVSKVNINIGKYIAPTEMLFELVGMQDVVLSFTAFEKDVHDLKIGQKLEVFTNDKPDQKYKATIAYINQSLNQDRAAEVICKPDAYQSELLPGLFINGTVQIRNKKALAVPESGVVDWKGKKYVFKAQADSQFVMIPVTAGIVQDGLQQIVSDKIGSTTRVVTQNAYTLLMKAMNGGDE; from the coding sequence ATGAAAAAGAATATAATTTCCTCAGTAATATTGACACTTTTATTACTGATCTCTTGTGGTAAAAAAGAAAAGGAAACGGAAAAAGCAACCTTAACAACTATTCCGAATAGTATAAAGTTAACTGCGGAACAACAACAAAATGCAGGAATAGCAATTGGTCAGCCAACAGAAAAAGAATTGAGCGGAGTACTGACGTTACAAGGTTCTGTAGTTGTACCGCCGCAAAGTCGGGTAGATGTAACATTCCCGCTTGGCGGTTATATCCGGAAGACAAATGTGATGCCGGGTATGCATGTAAAAAAAGGTCAGGTATTAGCTGTAATCGAAGACATGCAATACATTCAATTACAACAGGATTACCTTACTGCAAAGGAGAAATTTAATCTGGCGGAAATGGAATTCAATCGGCAAAAGGAATTAAACGCTAAAAAGGCGAGTAGCGATAAAGTATTCGAGCAAATCAGTTCCGAACGCGAAACACAGCGGATTGCAATGACATCTTTAGGGCAGAAATTAGCCTTATTAGGAATCAATACGTCACGTCTTACCACCGCTACATTGAGTAAAGCGATAACAATTGTTTCTCCGGTTAACGGATTGGTTTCGAAAGTGAATATCAATATCGGAAAATACATTGCACCAACGGAAATGCTTTTTGAACTGGTTGGAATGCAGGATGTCGTATTGTCTTTTACTGCTTTTGAAAAAGATGTTCATGATTTAAAAATCGGTCAAAAACTGGAAGTATTTACAAATGATAAACCGGATCAGAAGTACAAGGCAACTATTGCTTATATCAATCAATCTCTTAATCAGGATCGGGCGGCTGAGGTAATCTGTAAACCGGATGCGTATCAGTCGGAACTATTGCCGGGACTATTTATAAACGGTACTGTTCAAATACGTAATAAAAAAGCATTGGCCGTTCCGGAGAGCGGTGTTGTTGACTGGAAAGGTAAAAAATATGTATTTAAAGCGCAGGCTGACAGTCAGTTTGTTATGATTCCGGTTACAGCAGGAATTGTTCAGGATGGACTACAACAGATTGTCTCAGATAAGATTGGTTCAACGACCAGAGTAGTTACACAAAATGCCTATACCTTATTGATGAAAGCTATGAACGGCGGAGATGAATAG
- a CDS encoding LysR substrate-binding domain-containing protein, whose translation MELRQLRYFIKAKELLNFTAAAEALNISQSTLSQQIKQLEIELDTPLFNRIGKRITLTEAGALFYSYALQTVNKANSGLTLLKDLGDLKTGDLSIGVTYGLRHLLTPALIAFLADYPNISVKVVFGTSEELHDKLIGLQLDLVLAFEEIVADENLTYSLLFESPLCLVAAKNSPLSTRKSIDLKEISDLPIVLPAAGYSTRKFVSDIFAKNNIHPQISVEINDIPTLLDLVKSGKWYTILAKTTVAFDKELAILSINTIKMTRRAMIITHQDAYQKKAARYFLEKLTALVFHPTT comes from the coding sequence ATGGAACTTCGTCAACTTCGTTATTTTATAAAGGCCAAAGAGCTGCTTAATTTTACCGCGGCCGCCGAAGCACTCAACATTAGTCAGAGTACGCTATCCCAACAAATCAAACAATTGGAAATAGAGCTTGATACCCCTTTGTTTAACCGAATCGGGAAACGGATCACTCTTACCGAAGCCGGTGCTCTTTTTTACAGTTATGCCTTGCAAACCGTTAATAAAGCCAATAGCGGTCTTACTTTATTAAAAGATCTCGGTGATCTTAAAACCGGCGATTTGTCCATTGGGGTGACCTATGGCTTACGTCATCTGCTTACACCGGCTCTAATTGCTTTTCTTGCCGATTACCCCAATATTTCAGTTAAAGTTGTTTTCGGGACATCGGAAGAATTACACGACAAGTTGATTGGTTTACAATTGGATTTGGTATTGGCATTTGAGGAAATTGTAGCCGATGAAAACCTTACCTATAGCTTACTTTTCGAATCTCCGTTATGTTTGGTAGCCGCCAAAAACAGTCCGTTATCGACCCGAAAATCAATCGATTTAAAGGAAATCAGTGATTTACCGATTGTATTACCCGCAGCCGGATACAGTACCCGAAAATTTGTAAGCGATATTTTTGCCAAGAATAATATTCATCCTCAAATTTCGGTAGAAATCAATGACATTCCTACGCTTTTGGATTTGGTCAAATCGGGAAAGTGGTATACTATTCTGGCCAAAACAACTGTCGCATTTGATAAGGAACTGGCCATCTTATCCATTAATACTATTAAAATGACACGCCGTGCAATGATCATTACTCATCAGGATGCTTATCAGAAAAAGGCTGCCCGTTATTTTTTAGAAAAACTGACGGCACTTGTTTTTCATCCGACTACTTAA
- a CDS encoding MFS transporter, whose product MNMFRSLKYRNFQLFFYGQSISLLGTWMQKTAVSWLVYKLTGSALLLGLVTFASLIPSLVLSPFAGSYIEKHDRFKILVKSQIISMMQAGTLAVLIYFKIYSISALVFLSLLQGIINSFDVICRQTLMMDMVGKKEDLPNAIALNSTMTNLARIIGPALAGLVLGSLGEDFCFIGNFVSYIPVLFCLYRMDIKITENTEQENYVWTELKEGFDYLVHEKDLISLIVLLAVSSLIVIPFNTLMPIFAKDIFHGTAGTFSLFESAIGLGAVMSAVYMANLQKYDHIIKIIIVSGFMLGSSVMLLAGSELIPVTVVLLIVSGIGMMAQTSAINTYIQTHAHPSMRSRSISYYIMAYQGLIPVGSLLAGVVAETIGVRLTVVLQGLIGLIAVLAFYLYWKRMKTNSMIKENVFIKH is encoded by the coding sequence ATGAATATGTTCCGGTCACTTAAGTATAGAAATTTCCAGCTTTTCTTTTATGGACAATCAATTTCTTTATTGGGAACCTGGATGCAAAAAACAGCGGTAAGCTGGCTGGTTTATAAGCTTACCGGATCGGCTCTTTTATTAGGACTGGTTACGTTTGCGAGTTTGATTCCTTCATTGGTGTTATCTCCATTTGCAGGAAGTTATATCGAAAAACACGATCGTTTTAAGATATTGGTAAAAAGTCAGATCATTTCGATGATGCAAGCCGGAACACTGGCAGTACTGATTTATTTCAAAATATACAGTATATCGGCATTAGTGTTTTTAAGTCTGTTACAGGGAATTATCAATTCGTTTGATGTAATTTGCCGACAAACGCTGATGATGGATATGGTCGGTAAAAAAGAAGATTTACCCAATGCCATAGCGTTGAATTCGACCATGACAAATCTGGCCCGTATTATAGGTCCGGCATTAGCAGGACTGGTGCTCGGCTCTTTAGGCGAAGATTTTTGTTTTATCGGTAACTTTGTAAGTTACATACCGGTACTGTTCTGTTTGTACCGTATGGACATAAAAATAACCGAAAATACAGAACAGGAGAATTATGTTTGGACCGAATTAAAAGAAGGTTTTGATTATCTGGTTCATGAAAAAGATTTGATCAGTTTAATAGTATTACTTGCGGTAAGTAGTCTGATTGTAATCCCGTTTAATACGCTGATGCCGATATTCGCAAAAGATATATTTCACGGAACGGCAGGAACCTTTAGCCTGTTTGAAAGTGCCATCGGATTAGGAGCTGTAATGAGTGCGGTTTATATGGCCAACCTTCAAAAATACGACCATATTATTAAGATTATCATCGTTTCGGGCTTTATGTTAGGTAGTAGTGTTATGCTTCTGGCGGGTTCTGAATTAATTCCGGTGACTGTCGTTTTATTGATCGTAAGCGGAATCGGGATGATGGCACAAACATCGGCTATTAATACCTATATTCAAACCCATGCGCATCCCAGCATGCGATCCCGTTCGATCAGTTATTATATTATGGCCTATCAGGGATTGATCCCGGTTGGTAGTTTACTCGCCGGTGTTGTAGCAGAAACGATCGGTGTACGGCTGACAGTTGTTTTACAAGGATTGATCGGACTTATAGCGGTTCTGGCATTCTACTTATACTGGAAGCGTATGAAAACCAATAGTATGATTAAAGAAAACGTTTTTATAAAGCATTAA
- a CDS encoding MBL fold metallo-hydrolase, which translates to MKIIPLKEGTFWASKKKEFTLIDTNFDQPVEPGSLKMAVCPFLIELPDDLVLIDTGLGWKENGKSVLISLIEAAGYQPEQITKVLLSHLHKDHTDGLGFFTEEGYKTYFPKATVFLQQREMTYALSQENSYSFDQQTLNAIKDLPNLEYMNADKGTIGSYITYEVTGGHSPYHQVFWIREDENIAFFGGDNLPQESYLKYHIAYKTDFEGKKAMELRQIWEQEARAEGWKLLLYHDLEKPIVEL; encoded by the coding sequence ATGAAGATTATACCACTTAAGGAAGGTACTTTTTGGGCTAGTAAAAAGAAAGAATTTACGTTAATCGACACTAATTTTGATCAACCGGTTGAGCCCGGATCGTTAAAGATGGCTGTTTGCCCGTTTCTGATTGAACTTCCGGATGATCTGGTACTAATCGATACGGGATTAGGTTGGAAAGAAAACGGTAAATCGGTTCTGATTTCATTAATAGAAGCCGCCGGATATCAACCGGAACAAATCACAAAAGTATTGCTAAGTCATCTGCATAAAGACCATACGGACGGATTGGGTTTCTTTACTGAAGAAGGCTACAAAACCTATTTTCCTAAAGCAACTGTTTTTTTACAACAACGTGAAATGACATACGCTTTGTCACAGGAAAATAGCTATTCATTTGATCAGCAAACATTAAACGCGATTAAAGATTTGCCGAATTTAGAATATATGAATGCAGATAAAGGAACAATCGGCTCATATATCACTTACGAAGTTACAGGAGGACATTCTCCGTATCATCAGGTGTTTTGGATAAGGGAAGATGAAAATATTGCTTTTTTCGGGGGTGATAACCTGCCACAGGAAAGCTACTTGAAATACCATATTGCATATAAAACGGATTTTGAAGGAAAAAAAGCGATGGAATTACGTCAGATATGGGAACAGGAAGCCAGAGCGGAAGGATGGAAGCTATTGTTGTACCACGATCTGGAAAAACCGATAGTAGAATTATGA
- a CDS encoding serine hydrolase domain-containing protein encodes MRKIICGFSCFLLLGCGGFGSKTTKDIVMDYYHKGKLNGAVLIVKNNQVICDTVLGYLDFKTKTPLQKETPFYIASLAKPITALGIVLLQQENRLAFNDKASQYIKDLPAYLKEVTIHQLLTHTSGVCDYENGFSGKKGLTNQEVMQWLKSQKLQFTPGSKYQYSNSGYIMLALIIEQITGKSMKAFVAEKIWEPLKIEHSFVYDKTTNNIPDRAIGFNEEKEYDDYNWLTVGDGGIYATTGDLYKLDKALRNGSLLNKENAELLYHLPELSDGKKGPYGYGWFVETDKNSKIAMHTGGLAGFRSLFWRDLQNNSTIIVLTNQGDAFPVYNFLDKITKSL; translated from the coding sequence ATGAGAAAAATTATTTGCGGATTTAGTTGCTTTTTACTGTTAGGTTGTGGTGGTTTTGGTTCGAAAACAACAAAAGATATTGTGATGGATTATTATCACAAAGGAAAATTAAATGGCGCAGTACTGATAGTGAAAAATAATCAGGTTATTTGTGATACTGTGTTGGGTTATTTGGACTTTAAAACAAAAACGCCGTTACAAAAAGAAACCCCGTTTTATATTGCTTCGCTGGCAAAACCGATTACAGCTCTCGGAATCGTATTACTCCAACAGGAAAACCGATTGGCATTTAACGATAAAGCGAGTCAGTATATTAAGGATTTGCCGGCTTATTTAAAGGAAGTCACAATTCACCAGTTACTCACGCATACATCGGGAGTTTGCGATTATGAAAACGGTTTTTCCGGGAAAAAAGGACTTACCAATCAGGAAGTCATGCAATGGTTAAAAAGTCAGAAATTACAATTTACACCGGGTAGTAAGTATCAATATAGTAATTCGGGATATATTATGCTGGCTTTGATCATTGAACAGATAACCGGAAAATCAATGAAAGCATTTGTTGCTGAAAAGATATGGGAGCCTTTAAAAATAGAACATTCATTTGTATATGATAAAACAACAAACAATATTCCGGATAGGGCAATTGGTTTTAATGAAGAAAAAGAATATGACGATTACAATTGGTTAACTGTAGGTGACGGAGGAATTTATGCCACAACAGGTGATTTGTATAAATTGGATAAAGCCTTGCGAAACGGTTCATTACTCAACAAAGAAAATGCGGAATTACTATATCATCTTCCGGAATTATCCGATGGTAAAAAAGGACCGTATGGTTACGGCTGGTTTGTAGAAACGGATAAAAACAGCAAAATTGCAATGCATACCGGCGGACTGGCGGGTTTTAGAAGTTTGTTCTGGCGGGATTTACAAAATAATAGCACAATCATAGTTTTAACCAATCAGGGCGATGCTTTTCCGGTTTATAACTTTTTGGATAAAATAACGAAAAGCCTTTAA
- a CDS encoding AraC family transcriptional regulator: MNSSTVKQLGKVLDFIEQNPDENITIEKVAAIGNYSPYHFHRLFKAYTGETILEFSNRKRLEKIAALLIRDKKLTISELVFRYGFSDNAALTKAFKKRYGISPSAFRKLSSSQYDKVKQSKNGQTFEGLESYICRIETLKNKMMNTKITIQPIEPLHIVAVNHIGVDNLDAAFTTIINWSVENEGIDPQKMEVIRIYHDSFKITAPEKVRMEIGVRINREVKPEAGIFYRLLEPGECITGDFEMDPQDFEKAWSYLYIMMNENGYTPTEALPFEIIRNNYKEHPEKKIIVTLYIPVKRKQ; this comes from the coding sequence ATGAATAGTAGCACTGTAAAACAATTGGGTAAAGTACTGGATTTTATCGAGCAAAATCCGGATGAAAATATAACAATAGAAAAAGTGGCTGCCATTGGAAATTATTCGCCGTATCATTTCCATAGATTGTTTAAAGCCTATACCGGCGAAACAATATTAGAATTTAGTAACAGGAAACGCCTGGAAAAAATCGCAGCCTTATTGATTCGGGATAAAAAGCTTACAATTTCCGAGCTTGTTTTCCGGTATGGATTTTCTGATAATGCAGCACTGACGAAAGCGTTTAAAAAGCGGTATGGAATAAGTCCGTCTGCATTTCGTAAGTTAAGTTCCAGTCAGTATGATAAAGTAAAACAAAGCAAGAATGGACAAACTTTTGAAGGGCTTGAATCCTACATTTGTCGTATCGAAACTTTAAAAAACAAAATGATGAATACTAAGATCACAATTCAACCGATCGAGCCGTTGCATATAGTGGCAGTAAATCATATCGGAGTGGATAATCTGGATGCTGCTTTTACTACCATTATCAATTGGTCGGTGGAAAATGAAGGGATCGATCCGCAAAAAATGGAGGTCATTCGTATTTATCATGACAGTTTTAAGATTACTGCACCGGAAAAAGTCAGAATGGAAATAGGCGTACGGATAAACCGGGAAGTTAAACCCGAAGCCGGGATTTTTTATAGGCTATTGGAACCGGGCGAATGCATCACCGGAGATTTTGAAATGGATCCGCAGGATTTTGAAAAAGCCTGGTCGTATTTATATATAATGATGAATGAAAACGGATATACACCAACGGAAGCTTTACCGTTTGAAATCATTCGAAATAATTATAAGGAGCATCCTGAAAAGAAAATTATTGTAACGCTCTATATCCCGGTGAAACGAAAACAATAA
- a CDS encoding RluA family pseudouridine synthase: protein MGNDTQNRITYFTDSTLNGIALPERFTFPFYYEPHPLTQIAASELQDYLETQTDLDHNFGLIENQQGLVIGKMFGVLIVRDTNGKIGYLSAFSGKLAGTNQHPKFVPPVFDMLLENSFFLKEETILNQINKQIDILLSRPDYHKLKSDLEQFTVQSETEISAFKKQVKTNKDNRKKDREVQKTLLTEAEYILFESDLIKQSLRDKRELQVVLTRWKQLLAETRSGIAHVEDHVEALKKERKEKSAALQQQLFEQYSFLNKGGKTKSLQAIFSETAFGKPPAAAGECATPKLLQYAFLQGYEPLAMAEFWWGTSPKSDIRKHKQFYPACTGKCQPILKHMLDGIPMDENPLLINLGENTTLKIVYEDDSLIVVDKPAELLSVPGIQIQDSVYTRLKSLLLPVEPLIIHRLDMATSGLLVVAKTKEAHKHIQRQFLKRTVIKRYTALLSNSVEQEEGEIRLPLRVDLENRPRQLVCYEFGKKAVTRWKVVQRNSDTTRVHFWPLTGRTHQLRMHAAHEAGLNAPIVGDDLYGTAANRLHLHAAYLEFIHPNTKETLRFEVTETF, encoded by the coding sequence GTGGGCAACGACACCCAAAATAGAATTACGTATTTTACCGATAGTACACTAAACGGCATAGCATTACCGGAACGATTTACCTTTCCGTTTTACTATGAACCGCATCCCCTGACTCAAATTGCCGCTTCCGAATTACAGGATTATCTGGAAACCCAAACGGATCTGGATCATAATTTCGGACTTATTGAAAATCAGCAGGGTTTAGTGATCGGTAAAATGTTTGGTGTTCTTATTGTTCGCGATACCAACGGAAAAATCGGTTATTTATCTGCCTTTTCCGGTAAACTGGCCGGTACAAATCAACATCCGAAATTTGTTCCGCCCGTTTTTGATATGTTACTTGAAAACAGTTTTTTCTTAAAAGAAGAAACGATCTTAAATCAGATCAATAAACAAATTGATATCCTATTATCCCGTCCTGATTATCACAAACTGAAATCGGATCTGGAACAATTTACCGTTCAATCGGAAACTGAAATATCCGCTTTTAAAAAACAGGTAAAAACCAATAAAGACAATCGGAAAAAAGACCGTGAAGTACAAAAAACGCTTTTAACCGAAGCGGAATATATACTTTTCGAATCTGACTTAATCAAACAAAGTCTACGGGATAAAAGGGAATTACAGGTTGTACTTACCCGATGGAAACAACTTTTAGCGGAAACCCGATCCGGAATTGCTCATGTTGAAGATCATGTTGAAGCGTTAAAAAAAGAACGCAAAGAAAAATCGGCTGCCTTACAACAACAACTTTTCGAACAGTATTCCTTTCTGAATAAAGGCGGTAAAACGAAAAGTCTGCAAGCGATTTTCAGCGAAACCGCATTTGGAAAACCACCTGCCGCTGCCGGAGAATGTGCAACGCCGAAATTATTGCAATATGCTTTTCTTCAAGGTTATGAACCTTTGGCTATGGCTGAATTCTGGTGGGGAACTTCTCCGAAATCGGATATCCGGAAACACAAGCAATTTTATCCGGCCTGTACGGGAAAATGCCAGCCTATTTTAAAGCATATGTTAGACGGCATTCCGATGGATGAAAATCCGCTTTTAATCAACTTAGGTGAAAATACAACACTGAAAATCGTTTATGAAGATGATAGCTTAATTGTGGTCGACAAACCGGCCGAGTTATTATCGGTACCGGGAATTCAAATACAGGATTCGGTTTATACCCGACTAAAATCGCTGTTGCTTCCTGTTGAACCGCTGATTATTCATCGTTTGGATATGGCAACATCCGGACTTTTAGTCGTCGCCAAGACTAAAGAAGCGCATAAACATATTCAACGACAATTTTTAAAACGTACGGTGATCAAACGATATACAGCTTTATTATCGAATAGTGTTGAACAGGAAGAAGGGGAAATCCGACTTCCGTTACGTGTTGATTTAGAAAACAGACCCAGACAATTGGTTTGCTATGAATTCGGTAAAAAAGCGGTGACGCGATGGAAAGTTGTACAACGTAATTCCGATACAACCCGTGTACATTTTTGGCCGCTCACCGGAAGAACACACCAACTACGGATGCATGCCGCTCATGAAGCAGGTTTAAATGCACCTATTGTGGGCGATGATTTGTATGGTACGGCCGCCAATCGATTGCATCTTCATGCTGCTTATCTTGAATTTATACATCCCAATACAAAAGAAACCTTACGTTTTGAAGTAACGGAAACCTTTTAA
- a CDS encoding patatin-like phospholipase family protein yields the protein MNKVIILTIDGGGIKGIIPAYFLQELESQLNKSCYEIFDMIGGTSTGGIIATGLTSPIQNGQPFTASEVFNIYQNDGSKIFVSQFSADDYAEYYGDDGTGNGIEPFLQQQFGTSTLSEAQANMQKLGGRTKHVFTTSYTINSSGNAIPNPVMGKDYGPYLFNWKDAANAADDYKVWEAARATSAAPTYFPVANVGGGQNANSNASERWALDGGVMSNNPTVWAVAEAFRTGMAKTLSDIVIISLGTGTYPCGAGLVTADQGGLDPDNGNWGVGPWAVSNLDDLSGNENGRGAIINIITESVQMVSDQQITSMTASGLTYYRLEPTILQDQSKMDNIDQSNIDSLIVTATDYLNGDGQKKFNDIVSLLKTLLPVSVTA from the coding sequence ATGAACAAAGTCATTATTTTAACAATAGACGGCGGAGGGATAAAAGGAATTATCCCGGCCTATTTTCTTCAGGAACTGGAAAGTCAGTTAAATAAAAGCTGTTATGAAATCTTTGATATGATCGGCGGAACCTCTACCGGCGGAATTATTGCAACCGGATTAACGTCGCCGATACAAAACGGCCAACCCTTTACAGCCAGTGAAGTATTCAACATTTATCAAAATGACGGTAGTAAAATTTTTGTATCGCAATTTTCAGCAGACGATTATGCGGAATATTACGGCGATGACGGAACCGGAAACGGAATTGAACCTTTTTTACAGCAGCAATTCGGAACATCCACATTGAGTGAGGCGCAGGCCAATATGCAAAAGCTGGGCGGAAGAACCAAACATGTTTTTACAACCAGTTATACGATTAACAGTAGCGGTAATGCAATACCGAATCCGGTTATGGGAAAAGATTACGGACCGTATTTGTTTAATTGGAAAGACGCTGCTAATGCGGCCGATGACTATAAAGTATGGGAAGCAGCCCGGGCAACCAGTGCTGCGCCGACGTATTTCCCGGTAGCGAATGTTGGTGGCGGACAAAATGCGAATTCAAATGCAAGCGAACGATGGGCATTGGATGGCGGTGTGATGTCTAATAATCCGACAGTATGGGCTGTTGCTGAAGCGTTTCGTACCGGAATGGCAAAAACGTTAAGCGATATTGTTATTATATCATTAGGAACCGGAACCTATCCTTGCGGAGCCGGTTTGGTGACAGCTGATCAGGGCGGTTTAGATCCGGATAACGGAAATTGGGGTGTCGGACCATGGGCGGTTAGTAATCTGGACGATTTATCCGGAAATGAAAACGGTCGCGGTGCAATTATCAATATCATTACCGAATCCGTACAAATGGTATCCGATCAGCAAATCACATCGATGACGGCATCCGGACTGACGTATTACCGACTGGAACCTACTATTCTTCAGGATCAATCGAAAATGGATAATATCGATCAATCGAATATTGATTCCCTGATTGTTACCGCTACCGATTATCTGAATGGTGACGGGCAGAAAAAATTTAATGACATCGTAAGTTTATTAAAAACATTGTTGCCTGTTTCTGTAACAGCATAA
- a CDS encoding ketopantoate reductase family protein gives MTAILIVGIGGVGGYFGGLMAKRFENDADVAVQFLVRGENRKAIQHNGLKVIKGSDTFIAYPQKVSDSPSDLDKADFIILCTKTYDLETTLSQLHPCIKKETVILPLLNGLDSTAKIKQHYPDTIVADGCVYIVSRLTEPGVITNTGTIERLFFGSDTISDERLSVLEQRLIQAGINATLTPDIASVIWEKFIFVSSIATATTYYDLPIGPILEDPDKKDILIRLITEVSLLAQAKQISLPENNIALTIAKQENLPATATSSLHSDFINGKKQTEIESLIGYVVHEGLTYAIPTPVYQKLYSAIKKKTIS, from the coding sequence ATGACAGCAATTTTAATTGTAGGAATCGGCGGCGTCGGTGGCTATTTTGGCGGACTCATGGCCAAACGTTTTGAAAATGATGCTGATGTTGCCGTACAATTCCTGGTACGGGGCGAAAATCGGAAGGCGATTCAACATAACGGACTTAAAGTGATCAAAGGATCTGATACCTTTATAGCCTATCCGCAGAAAGTCAGTGATAGCCCTTCCGATCTTGATAAAGCCGATTTTATTATTCTTTGTACGAAAACTTATGATCTGGAAACCACACTTAGTCAATTGCACCCTTGTATCAAAAAAGAAACCGTGATCCTTCCTTTACTAAACGGTTTGGACAGTACTGCAAAAATCAAACAGCATTATCCTGACACGATTGTAGCTGACGGATGTGTTTATATCGTTTCCCGATTAACAGAACCGGGTGTAATTACCAATACCGGCACTATCGAAAGACTCTTTTTCGGATCTGATACCATTTCCGACGAACGGTTATCCGTTTTGGAACAACGATTGATACAAGCCGGGATTAATGCAACACTTACGCCGGATATTGCCTCGGTAATCTGGGAAAAATTTATTTTCGTTTCTTCGATTGCTACTGCTACGACCTATTATGACTTGCCAATAGGTCCTATTTTGGAGGATCCCGATAAAAAAGACATCCTTATCCGTCTTATCACGGAAGTAAGTCTTTTAGCTCAAGCTAAACAGATTTCGTTACCGGAAAACAATATTGCGCTTACGATAGCCAAACAGGAAAACCTGCCCGCTACAGCAACCTCATCCTTACATAGTGATTTTATAAACGGAAAAAAACAAACGGAAATCGAATCCCTTATCGGATATGTTGTTCACGAAGGTTTGACATATGCTATCCCGACACCGGTTTACCAAAAACTGTATAGTGCCATTAAAAAGAAAACGATCTCATAA
- a CDS encoding helix-turn-helix transcriptional regulator: MGNTKKLLFSDKNRIENVTEKETVRLENYLEVAQSLSRLTYESLYVIDYKEMTFEYVSDNPLFLCGHTAEEVRQMGYNFYLKHVPADDINLLEIINTEGFNFFDKLPNNDERKLYTISYDFHLINEKGKPMLISHKLTPVFLTDDGKLWKSLCIVSLSDNQQSGNVIISKQSSNIIWKLDLKRKEWIPEEKQKLSAKEIEILRLYKQGYSINQIAEKIFVSADTVKYHRRKIFENFGVNNITEALFYAMNNKLI; the protein is encoded by the coding sequence ATGGGAAATACAAAAAAGCTATTATTTTCGGATAAAAATCGCATCGAAAACGTTACAGAAAAAGAAACTGTACGTTTGGAGAACTATCTTGAAGTAGCACAATCACTATCCCGGTTGACTTACGAAAGCTTGTATGTGATCGACTATAAAGAGATGACATTTGAATATGTGTCGGACAATCCGTTGTTTTTGTGCGGACATACGGCCGAAGAAGTGCGACAGATGGGCTATAATTTTTATCTGAAGCACGTTCCTGCAGACGATATCAATTTACTTGAAATTATTAATACGGAAGGATTTAATTTTTTCGATAAGCTACCGAACAATGACGAACGTAAGCTTTATACGATAAGCTATGATTTTCATTTGATCAATGAAAAAGGTAAACCAATGTTGATCAGTCATAAGCTTACTCCGGTTTTTCTAACCGATGACGGTAAATTATGGAAATCGTTGTGTATCGTTTCGCTCTCTGATAATCAGCAATCCGGTAACGTTATAATTAGTAAGCAAAGTTCCAATATTATCTGGAAACTGGATCTGAAACGAAAAGAATGGATCCCGGAAGAAAAGCAAAAATTGTCGGCAAAAGAAATCGAAATTTTACGACTATACAAACAAGGTTATAGTATCAATCAGATAGCCGAAAAGATATTTGTTTCTGCTGATACGGTTAAATACCATCGTCGGAAAATCTTTGAAAATTTTGGTGTAAACAATATTACAGAAGCCTTGTTTTATGCCATGAATAACAAACTGATCTGA